The following proteins are co-located in the Pyrobaculum calidifontis JCM 11548 genome:
- a CDS encoding cytochrome c oxidase subunit II encodes MERGKVLEYLTIFGAAAILGFLAYITAVGLYAVDNYGKTAGKAAFGTGGYEVIKVYGRQFSWVFEYPNGTKTFNELVIERGKLYKLEITSLDVVHSFYIRELGIKYDAVPGFWYTMWLQVDKPGVYNILCAEYCGAKHYLMLAKLIVVG; translated from the coding sequence ATGGAGAGGGGGAAGGTCCTTGAGTATTTGACCATCTTCGGCGCCGCCGCCATCTTGGGCTTCTTAGCCTACATAACGGCGGTGGGGCTGTACGCGGTAGACAACTACGGCAAGACGGCGGGCAAGGCCGCATTTGGCACAGGGGGGTACGAGGTGATAAAGGTCTACGGGCGCCAGTTCTCGTGGGTGTTTGAATATCCAAACGGTACCAAGACCTTCAACGAGCTGGTGATAGAGAGGGGGAAGTTGTACAAGTTGGAAATAACCTCCTTAGACGTGGTGCACTCCTTCTACATAAGAGAGCTCGGCATTAAGTACGACGCGGTGCCGGGCTTCTGGTACACCATGTGGCTTCAGGTGGACAAGCCCGGCGTCTACAACATACTCTGCGCGGAGTACTGCGGCGCAAAGCACTACCTCATGCTCGCCAAGTTGATAGTTGTTGGCTAA
- the cyoE gene encoding heme o synthase → MVKPYLVLLKPRVIWLLVLASVAGYVYAAPVVDWGSLLALVVVGVLSSGGAAAFNHVFERDIDALMSRTAARPLPRGLVSVGAAFAYASAVSALGVLLSLAWLGPLPTLFVVLGWFSYVVVYTVWLKRRSWLNVLAGGFAGNASFLTGYVFGRGTLDWPGVLMSFAVYLWIPAHIWSLAYRYREDYRRAGVPMFSTVVDQRTAVVAISLLNIASALYMAFLYVLFGGDPLGYVFVAPAVGLTLYTSALALVKKSDDAFWKMFKASSPALALFLIALVLH, encoded by the coding sequence ATGGTTAAGCCTTATCTAGTGCTTTTGAAGCCGCGGGTTATTTGGCTTTTGGTATTGGCGAGTGTCGCTGGCTATGTATATGCGGCGCCGGTGGTGGATTGGGGGAGTCTCTTGGCGTTGGTGGTGGTGGGCGTCTTGTCGTCCGGGGGGGCCGCCGCCTTTAACCACGTATTTGAGAGAGACATCGACGCGTTGATGTCGAGGACTGCGGCGCGGCCGTTGCCCAGGGGGTTGGTCTCGGTGGGGGCTGCGTTTGCCTATGCCTCGGCCGTTTCGGCCCTAGGCGTCTTGCTCAGCCTCGCGTGGCTGGGGCCTCTCCCGACGCTTTTTGTCGTGCTGGGGTGGTTTTCCTACGTCGTGGTTTACACTGTGTGGCTGAAGCGGAGGAGCTGGCTCAACGTCTTGGCGGGGGGATTCGCGGGCAACGCCTCATTCCTCACCGGCTACGTCTTCGGGAGGGGGACGTTGGACTGGCCCGGCGTCTTGATGTCCTTCGCCGTATATCTCTGGATCCCGGCGCACATATGGTCTCTGGCGTATAGGTACAGAGAGGACTACAGGCGGGCGGGTGTCCCCATGTTCTCCACAGTAGTCGACCAGCGCACCGCGGTGGTGGCCATTTCGCTCTTGAACATAGCGTCGGCGTTGTACATGGCGTTCCTCTATGTGCTCTTCGGGGGAGATCCCCTCGGCTATGTGTTTGTGGCCCCCGCGGTGGGCCTCACCTTGTACACAAGCGCGCTGGCCCTTGTGAAAAAGAGCGACGACGCCTTCTGGAAGATGTTCAAGGCCTCGTCCCCCGCCCTAGCCCTCTTCCTAATCGCCCTAGTGTTGCACTAA
- a CDS encoding c-type cytochrome, with protein sequence MKTSLVIIIAVVIIVVVAALALVGLGTPATQTPTHPSPTTSPSPTQTTTQTQQPQTTEQPPSAPLYNAELANKGLSFFKEVGCVACHSIKSLGVSGGNVGPDLSKALLDSQSQWLGRYYKENGLQNPASDPAKAAELLAKFLTQPPQYATTMTAQIAAYKSLYGDQWEKEYVPALVELMKMAASK encoded by the coding sequence ATGAAAACATCTCTGGTGATAATAATCGCCGTGGTTATAATAGTCGTAGTCGCGGCGCTGGCCTTAGTGGGCTTAGGCACCCCCGCCACCCAGACCCCAACGCACCCCTCCCCAACCACTTCCCCCTCGCCAACGCAGACTACTACTCAGACTCAACAGCCTCAAACTACCGAGCAACCGCCTTCTGCGCCGTTATACAACGCCGAGTTGGCCAACAAGGGCCTTTCCTTTTTCAAGGAGGTTGGGTGTGTGGCTTGTCACTCGATTAAGTCTCTTGGCGTGTCTGGGGGGAATGTGGGGCCAGACTTGAGTAAGGCGTTGTTAGACTCTCAGTCTCAGTGGCTTGGGAGATACTACAAGGAGAACGGCCTTCAAAACCCCGCCTCAGATCCGGCGAAGGCGGCCGAGCTCTTGGCCAAATTCCTCACCCAGCCCCCGCAGTACGCCACCACCATGACGGCGCAGATAGCCGCCTACAAGTCCCTATACGGCGACCAGTGGGAAAAAGAATACGTCCCAGCCCTAGTGGAATTGATGAAGATGGCCGCGTCGAAGTGA
- a CDS encoding SCO family protein codes for MSTRSLILLAVAIVLPFVVALVMQSGQTTAEEHSGLFERIVPTCYIPGQEPAAADFTLVDQFNRTVTLSELWSRPVLITFTYSWCPDVCPTMHLVLNRTLPMIRGYIGAVLDVSLDPERDTPRRLYAYSTGNRYNWTFLTGDPKTLERVWSAYGVYRYVEQRPTGPYIVHSVDWIVVKDGKILGRVRGLPSPETLAKYLIDIAERRCGYSAPTPTSQPTTATPPAISTTLIMITAVGAAVVAALAKRR; via the coding sequence ATGTCCACCCGGTCTCTTATCCTACTCGCAGTAGCCATAGTTCTCCCCTTTGTCGTCGCCCTCGTCATGCAGTCTGGACAGACCACCGCCGAGGAGCACAGCGGCCTATTTGAGCGGATTGTCCCCACGTGCTACATCCCAGGCCAGGAGCCAGCCGCCGCCGACTTTACCCTAGTAGACCAGTTCAACCGCACCGTCACTCTCTCAGAGCTCTGGTCTAGGCCCGTCCTAATCACCTTCACCTACAGCTGGTGCCCAGACGTGTGCCCCACAATGCACCTCGTCCTCAACCGCACTCTGCCGATGATAAGGGGCTATATAGGGGCTGTCTTAGACGTCTCTCTAGACCCCGAGAGAGATACGCCAAGGCGCCTATATGCATATTCGACGGGCAATAGGTACAACTGGACTTTTCTCACAGGCGACCCGAAGACACTGGAGAGAGTGTGGTCGGCATACGGCGTCTATAGGTACGTGGAACAGAGACCCACAGGCCCCTACATAGTCCACAGCGTAGACTGGATCGTGGTAAAAGACGGAAAAATCCTAGGCAGAGTAAGAGGCCTCCCATCCCCAGAAACCCTCGCCAAGTACCTAATAGACATAGCAGAGAGAAGGTGCGGCTACTCCGCTCCCACGCCGACGTCACAGCCCACGACGGCAACACCTCCTGCCATCTCTACCACGTTGATCATGATCACGGCCGTCGGCGCAGCTGTCGTGGCGGCTTTGGCTAAGAGGAGATAG